In a genomic window of Armatimonadota bacterium:
- a CDS encoding family 10 glycosylhydrolase: MRKTLTTLLVVLIALVVQSLVLAATEIIVDNPSAVFVGSWQTGTSSSDKYGADYRFAGQNTTTLKTATYTPAIPTDGVWGVYTWYPQGSGRPINAQYIIHASTGDTTLYVNQQTNGGKWSFLANCSFAAGTDGYARITNYGTDTTKVVMADAIRFYSEAGSGDTDPPVMSGIGTSPGETSAMTTWTTNEPATSQVEYGPTTSYGTLSSFDNSLVVNHTVSLSGLTPQTLYHYRVRSVDAAGNPSLSGDLTFTTTASEPPVISQLSAVPAFNSAAVSWVTNEPATSQVEYGLTASYGNETAKNSGLVQNHSVTVAGLSPLTTYHYRVKSEDALGNAVVSDDGSFTTTAPIAGEFRGIWVDTWHQGILSAAQVTTLVNTVGGANYNAIIPEVRKCGDAYYNSAYEPRATNIVGSTFDPLADLIAKAHAAGVEVHPWIVTYRIWNTSWGAAPANHVWTLHPEWALTSSSGATSESGYYNLDPGVPGAQDYICDLVMDIVGKYDIDGFEFDYIRYPGTEWGYNPITVQRFTDEFGFAPPTSSSDPNWDAWCDYRRQQVTDLVKKCYLNILASKPHVNVAIDSVAWMGGDPHTDYESTQQYSGVFQDARRWMQEHVVDSNRLMNYKREHDTAQALDYDLLTDWLAIQQDDTGRTGMEGQANYLNSITNSVHQMQVAREVGLGLVNYSYAVTNKDAEPAANFFSGIQTNLFTTKVPTPDMPWKTAPTTGIIFGNVTDASHPKDPIYQDWIYKADVSVNGPVTRSTTTDATGTYGFLDLPVGTYSVTVSKSRFAPQVITGVTITAGQVAKRDAALGQATTVTSPAGVVVDGWSLLSLPVQPEDPSPAAVFSGIDIDGKLYKWHNSTQGLGIYDSWSPEAFGDVDIENGYWLESASAGTVSYQGIPSSATTHDIVLPTGGWAIIGCPFTVDKQWPNTTAKHGAATASIFDASHTYSWLSSTGYWWDASVQGLMEIGLPEDFAPWETLQPWHGYWVQTYVDDVTLTLQ; encoded by the coding sequence ATGCGCAAGACCCTCACCACACTCCTCGTCGTGCTGATCGCTCTGGTTGTACAATCGTTGGTACTCGCGGCCACCGAGATCATCGTTGATAATCCCTCCGCGGTATTCGTCGGAAGCTGGCAGACTGGCACATCGTCCTCGGACAAATACGGCGCTGACTACAGGTTCGCCGGTCAGAACACGACCACCCTCAAGACGGCTACGTACACGCCGGCCATTCCGACCGATGGCGTGTGGGGCGTCTACACGTGGTACCCGCAGGGCTCGGGCAGGCCCATCAACGCTCAGTACATCATACATGCGTCTACCGGCGACACCACCCTCTACGTGAACCAGCAGACTAACGGCGGGAAATGGAGTTTCCTCGCAAACTGCTCATTTGCCGCCGGGACGGACGGCTACGCGAGGATCACCAACTACGGAACGGACACAACAAAGGTCGTCATGGCGGACGCCATTCGGTTCTACTCCGAAGCGGGTTCCGGCGACACCGATCCGCCGGTCATGAGCGGGATAGGCACATCACCCGGCGAAACCTCAGCGATGACGACCTGGACGACAAACGAGCCGGCCACCTCTCAGGTGGAGTACGGCCCGACGACGTCCTACGGCACGCTCAGCAGCTTTGACAATTCGCTCGTTGTCAATCATACCGTCAGTCTCTCGGGGCTGACTCCGCAAACTCTCTACCACTACCGGGTCAGATCGGTGGACGCCGCCGGCAACCCGAGCTTATCGGGCGACCTGACATTCACCACCACGGCCAGCGAGCCGCCAGTGATCTCTCAGCTCTCAGCAGTGCCGGCGTTCAACTCGGCTGCGGTGTCATGGGTCACCAACGAGCCGGCGACCTCGCAGGTAGAATACGGTCTTACAGCATCTTACGGCAATGAGACGGCCAAGAACTCGGGACTCGTTCAGAACCACAGCGTAACGGTGGCAGGACTCTCGCCCTTGACGACGTACCACTACCGGGTGAAGTCGGAAGACGCGCTCGGTAACGCGGTGGTATCCGATGACGGCTCTTTCACTACGACAGCCCCGATCGCCGGGGAGTTCAGAGGAATCTGGGTCGACACCTGGCACCAGGGCATCCTGAGCGCAGCGCAGGTGACGACTCTCGTGAACACGGTCGGCGGCGCCAACTACAACGCGATCATCCCCGAGGTTCGGAAGTGCGGCGACGCATACTACAACTCGGCATACGAGCCGCGCGCGACCAACATCGTCGGCTCGACGTTCGATCCACTCGCGGACCTGATTGCCAAGGCACATGCCGCGGGCGTGGAGGTCCATCCCTGGATCGTCACCTACCGCATCTGGAACACCTCATGGGGAGCCGCACCGGCGAACCATGTCTGGACGCTGCATCCCGAGTGGGCACTGACGAGCAGTTCGGGAGCTACCTCGGAGAGCGGGTACTACAACCTAGATCCAGGGGTTCCCGGCGCGCAGGACTACATCTGCGATCTCGTCATGGACATCGTCGGCAAGTACGACATCGACGGATTCGAGTTCGACTACATCCGCTATCCCGGAACCGAGTGGGGCTATAACCCCATCACGGTACAGCGGTTCACCGACGAATTCGGTTTTGCCCCGCCGACATCGTCGTCAGACCCCAACTGGGACGCCTGGTGCGACTATCGGCGACAGCAGGTGACCGATCTGGTGAAGAAGTGCTATCTGAACATTCTGGCTAGCAAGCCTCACGTCAACGTGGCCATCGACTCCGTAGCCTGGATGGGCGGAGACCCTCATACCGATTATGAGTCCACTCAGCAGTACAGCGGAGTCTTCCAGGACGCAAGGAGATGGATGCAGGAGCACGTTGTGGACTCCAACAGGCTTATGAACTACAAGCGCGAACACGATACGGCGCAGGCACTCGACTACGATCTATTGACGGACTGGCTTGCCATTCAGCAGGATGACACGGGCAGAACGGGCATGGAGGGACAGGCCAACTATCTCAACTCCATAACAAACAGCGTTCACCAGATGCAGGTTGCGCGGGAGGTGGGACTCGGACTCGTCAACTACAGCTATGCAGTCACGAACAAGGATGCCGAGCCGGCTGCCAACTTCTTCAGCGGTATCCAGACAAACTTGTTCACGACCAAGGTGCCGACGCCGGACATGCCCTGGAAGACCGCCCCCACGACCGGCATCATCTTCGGCAATGTGACGGATGCCTCGCACCCGAAGGATCCGATCTATCAGGACTGGATATACAAAGCCGATGTTTCCGTGAACGGCCCAGTGACCCGGAGCACGACGACGGATGCGACCGGCACCTATGGGTTCCTCGATCTCCCCGTCGGGACATACAGCGTAACGGTGTCCAAGTCGCGCTTCGCTCCCCAGGTCATCACGGGTGTGACTATCACTGCCGGACAAGTCGCGAAGAGAGATGCGGCACTCGGTCAAGCGACTACCGTGACCTCACCCGCTGGCGTGGTAGTCGACGGCTGGAGTCTGCTGAGCCTTCCGGTTCAGCCGGAGGACCCCAGCCCTGCCGCGGTATTCAGTGGGATAGATATCGACGGCAAGCTCTACAAGTGGCATAACTCGACCCAGGGACTCGGCATCTACGACTCATGGAGTCCGGAAGCGTTCGGCGATGTGGACATCGAGAACGGCTACTGGCTCGAGTCAGCATCGGCCGGGACGGTCTCGTACCAGGGCATCCCGAGCAGCGCCACGACCCACGACATCGTGCTCCCGACGGGCGGCTGGGCGATCATCGGCTGCCCGTTCACGGTGGACAAGCAGTGGCCGAACACTACGGCAAAGCACGGCGCGGCGACTGCATCGATCTTCGACGCGTCGCACACCTACAGCTGGCTGAGCTCGACCGGCTACTGGTGGGACGCGTCGGTTCAGGGCCTGATGGAGATCGGCCTTCCCGAGGACTTCGCTCCTTGGGAGACCCTCCAACCGTGGCATGGGTACTGGGTCCAGACCTATGTGGACGACGTGACTCTCACCCTGCAGTAG
- a CDS encoding DUF2007 domain-containing protein: MADESDEFINVLETRDEGRVALAKSLLSGAGIEFMVCNVFPQDILGYGRIGYNPALGLMQVKVRAEDADAARHIIGDLAGERPRPYSRTVRLLVWVFLIIVPLVGFLAILISDMIR, translated from the coding sequence ATGGCGGACGAATCCGACGAGTTCATCAACGTGCTGGAAACGCGCGATGAAGGCAGGGTTGCTCTCGCGAAGTCGCTTCTCTCGGGAGCGGGCATCGAGTTCATGGTCTGCAATGTCTTCCCGCAGGACATCCTCGGCTACGGGCGGATCGGCTATAACCCAGCGCTGGGCCTAATGCAGGTGAAGGTTCGAGCTGAGGATGCGGATGCGGCCCGACACATCATCGGCGATCTCGCGGGGGAACGACCGCGCCCGTACTCACGGACCGTCCGATTGCTCGTCTGGGTGTTCCTGATTATCGTACCGCTAGTCGGTTTCCTTGCGATACTGATCAGCGACATGATCCGCTGA
- a CDS encoding Gfo/Idh/MocA family oxidoreductase: protein MSSTSKPITAAIVGAGHRSVCYGRYGLAHPDELKVVAVAEPNEFRRKQTAKEFGIPDGMCFGSAEELANRPRLANAAINGTMDRDHIPTSLPLLEKGYDLLLEKPIAPSAAEVLQLRDTARKYGNKVMICHVLRYAPFYAAVRQRVADGEIGQLLSVQTQENVSYHHMAVGFVRGKWSRESESTSMLMSKCCHDMDILTWMMSGVAPKAVSSFGSRMYFRPENAPAGSGTRCLMDCAIETDCPYSARKHYIEQGLWGFYAWQPVEHLGLDTEGKLQSLAEDNPYGRCVWACDNDVVDHQSVIVEFADGCTASHNMVGGTSRPCRSIHLIGTEGEIQGVMDEGTFVVRHPDARAGHEYSEARIELDVRGDGHGGGDHRLVADFVRALRGEPASISTTSLEDSVYGHLIGFAADRSRVEHVVVPIDG from the coding sequence GTGTCTTCCACCAGCAAGCCAATCACCGCGGCCATCGTCGGGGCTGGGCATCGAAGCGTGTGCTACGGCCGATACGGGCTCGCGCATCCGGACGAACTGAAGGTCGTCGCCGTCGCCGAGCCAAACGAGTTCCGCCGGAAGCAGACGGCCAAGGAGTTCGGCATCCCGGACGGCATGTGCTTCGGGTCGGCCGAAGAACTCGCGAATCGGCCCCGACTCGCTAATGCCGCGATCAACGGCACCATGGACCGGGATCACATCCCGACCTCGCTCCCGCTGCTGGAGAAGGGCTACGACCTGCTCCTCGAAAAGCCGATCGCGCCGAGTGCGGCGGAGGTCCTGCAGCTCAGGGACACGGCTCGGAAGTACGGCAACAAGGTCATGATCTGCCACGTCCTGCGCTACGCCCCGTTCTACGCGGCGGTGAGGCAGAGGGTCGCGGACGGAGAGATCGGCCAACTGCTGAGCGTCCAGACCCAGGAGAACGTCAGCTATCACCACATGGCGGTCGGATTCGTGCGTGGCAAGTGGAGCCGCGAGAGCGAGAGCACGTCGATGCTGATGTCTAAGTGCTGCCACGACATGGACATCCTGACCTGGATGATGAGCGGAGTCGCTCCGAAAGCCGTCAGCAGCTTCGGCAGCCGGATGTACTTCCGCCCGGAGAACGCGCCCGCGGGCTCCGGAACCCGCTGCCTCATGGACTGCGCGATCGAAACGGACTGCCCATACTCGGCCAGGAAGCACTACATCGAGCAGGGACTCTGGGGATTCTACGCCTGGCAGCCGGTCGAGCACCTCGGACTCGATACAGAGGGGAAGCTGCAGTCGCTCGCCGAGGACAACCCCTACGGGCGCTGTGTCTGGGCCTGCGACAACGATGTCGTCGATCATCAGTCGGTGATAGTGGAGTTCGCCGACGGGTGCACGGCCTCGCACAACATGGTCGGCGGTACATCTAGACCGTGCAGAAGCATCCACCTGATTGGCACTGAGGGCGAAATCCAGGGCGTGATGGACGAGGGAACGTTCGTCGTGCGCCACCCCGATGCCCGGGCGGGCCACGAGTACTCCGAGGCGCGGATCGAACTCGATGTCAGGGGCGACGGCCACGGCGGCGGCGATCATCGGCTGGTCGCGGACTTCGTGCGCGCGCTTCGAGGCGAGCCGGCGTCGATCTCGACCACGAGCCTCGAGGATTCGGTCTACGGGCATCTGATCGGGTTCGCCGCCGACCGATCCAGGGTCGAGCATGTAGTGGTGCCGATCGACGGGTAG
- a CDS encoding DUF4038 domain-containing protein — MNNILLSIVLCGAVCAASSAAVSLNGVFETSLQSGREYSNPSADVAVSIDFTSPSGLRSSVAAFWDGGDVWKVRFSPTEIGKWRWKSNCSDVTNAGLHARTGTFDCALYRGKSTLLKHGPLKLSSDRRYLVHSDGTPFFWLADTAWNGVLKARPQDWEKYLSIRKEQGFTTVQFLSTPWRSFDKDEHGDTAFTGSSDVRINPDFFKRLDAKVAAINEHGMAAAPVILWAVSKEELGQRLSEADAIRLSNYIVARWGAYNVVWMLGGDGPYTGDRAERWRRIGRAVFGDKPARPVTMHPGGQSWVADEFRREAWYSFIGYQSGHGDSEGAIRWLVQGPPATDWDKSPVLPVINLEPNYETILAYGTKQPFDARAVRTALYRSLLISPTAGVTYGHHGIWFWTDKPQVPTAHPNTGVAVPWEQAVKSEGAESVKHLAKLFGSIKWWTLRPDPSLVANKPSDPRRFIGSARSDSGDLAVIYLPQGLEIELNVQYLRRTTVIRWFNPSTGEFAPVGRVTAAPVRLRTPSEADWVLLVGR; from the coding sequence ATGAACAACATCCTGCTCTCCATTGTGCTCTGCGGGGCTGTTTGTGCAGCCTCCAGCGCCGCGGTTTCCCTGAACGGTGTTTTCGAGACATCCCTTCAGAGCGGTCGCGAGTACTCCAATCCTTCCGCTGACGTCGCGGTTTCCATAGATTTCACCTCGCCCTCCGGACTGCGTTCCTCAGTCGCTGCTTTCTGGGACGGCGGTGACGTCTGGAAAGTGCGGTTCAGCCCGACGGAGATTGGCAAGTGGCGTTGGAAGTCGAACTGCTCCGACGTGACTAATGCGGGCCTTCACGCCCGTACCGGCACATTCGACTGCGCGCTTTACAGGGGGAAGAGCACGCTCCTGAAGCACGGCCCGCTCAAGCTCTCGTCCGACCGACGATACCTGGTCCACTCGGACGGGACTCCCTTCTTCTGGCTCGCGGACACCGCATGGAACGGGGTCCTCAAGGCCCGTCCCCAGGACTGGGAGAAGTATCTCTCTATTCGCAAGGAACAGGGCTTCACCACCGTGCAGTTCCTCTCGACGCCATGGCGTTCGTTCGACAAGGATGAGCACGGAGACACGGCCTTCACGGGCTCGAGCGACGTCCGTATCAACCCCGATTTCTTCAAGCGCCTCGATGCGAAGGTAGCAGCGATCAACGAACACGGCATGGCGGCCGCGCCTGTAATCCTCTGGGCGGTGAGCAAAGAGGAACTGGGACAGAGGCTGAGCGAGGCCGATGCGATCCGCCTCTCGAACTACATCGTGGCAAGGTGGGGCGCGTACAACGTAGTCTGGATGCTCGGAGGCGACGGGCCGTACACTGGCGATCGGGCGGAGAGATGGCGTAGGATCGGCCGTGCGGTCTTCGGCGACAAGCCGGCGCGTCCGGTTACAATGCACCCTGGTGGTCAATCGTGGGTGGCGGACGAGTTCCGCCGCGAGGCCTGGTATTCATTCATCGGTTACCAGAGCGGCCACGGCGATTCTGAAGGCGCGATCAGGTGGCTCGTCCAGGGTCCTCCCGCGACCGATTGGGACAAGTCGCCCGTGCTCCCGGTGATCAACCTCGAGCCGAACTACGAGACGATACTTGCGTATGGGACGAAGCAACCTTTCGACGCCCGTGCGGTCCGGACGGCGCTCTACCGCAGTCTGCTCATATCGCCGACCGCCGGGGTCACTTACGGTCACCACGGCATCTGGTTCTGGACCGACAAGCCTCAGGTGCCGACGGCTCACCCCAATACCGGAGTCGCTGTCCCCTGGGAACAGGCGGTCAAGAGCGAGGGTGCGGAGTCGGTGAAGCACCTCGCGAAGCTCTTCGGCTCTATAAAGTGGTGGACGCTTCGCCCCGACCCATCGCTGGTCGCCAATAAGCCTTCCGATCCACGACGGTTCATCGGCTCGGCCCGCAGCGACAGCGGGGATCTTGCCGTCATCTACCTGCCGCAGGGCCTCGAGATCGAACTCAACGTTCAGTACCTGAGGCGCACGACGGTCATCCGATGGTTCAACCCGTCCACCGGGGAGTTTGCCCCGGTCGGGAGGGTCACTGCCGCGCCCGTGAGACTGCGAACCCCAAGCGAAGCCGACTGGGTGCTGCTCGTCGGCAGGTAA
- a CDS encoding family 78 glycoside hydrolase catalytic domain, whose protein sequence is MPNRAIILLCVSMLMSSACGSQSKPSAELLRTEYLANPLGIDTPEPRVAWHFVQEGRACRQTAYEIQVAETPSALGKSNVWSSGRVSSSESVNVPLQGIRLSSSTRYYWRVKVWDAAGVGSKWSDVAWFETALLEPGEWQGEWLTVPMGGNGYHSSLARSAGSAKWVQIDLGARRTIAGVSLYPARPYNWQEDAPGFGFPVRYRIEASDDPEFKTPTVLVDRTDGDQPNPKEETVKLDFPAVDARYVRLTATTLYRRFDGDFLLAFAEMDVLDGSGRTVSRSAAVSSLDSVEEHGWNRTQLTDGQLHSVKPLSSAPMFRHEFDLGKPVKRARAYVTGLGYYELHLNGQKVGDHVLDPAYTGFSKRVLYSTYDVTDMLKTGRNAVGAMLGSGWFKESPRLLLQMNVEFKDGTRTRVTTDSYWKRSEGPILENSLYHGETYDARAEQVGWDMPGFDDSGWQEVLLSTTPTHTLSAQMIQPIRVTETMKPKSVTSPREGTWVYDFGQNFSGWCRLKVSGPAGTEVTMKHAEWLYDDGTANQENLRSARATDKYILKGQGTETWEPRFTYHGFRYVQIEGFPGKPDLDTIKGRVVNTSFTAHGGFECSNPLINRIHSNSWWGYRTNWHSIPTDCPQRDERQGWMADGHMTADMGLYNFDVAPAYTKWLQDMQDAQGDDGRIPDTVPHVWGSNPGDPMWASAYHFVTWDMYRHTGDRQLLARHYDGLKRYVDMLEREAGDGHIISRNNYGDWVGVVETPRDLISTGGFYRCSWLTARMAEILGHPEDVRVYDRLCRRIAEAFHAKFFNAETNNYGNGSQYSNAWPLYLGIVPADRHDAVVQNLVNDIEVNRKGHLSTGFLGARYLLEVLCQEGHADVAYTIVTQKDYPGWGYMIANGATTVWELWVKATGNGMNSANHPAFGFVDGWFYRALAGIKPDDMVGGFERFDIKPFVVGDLNEAKAEINTVRGPVASHWKRSKDGLTLDVTIPANSHASVWVPKVGIADPEVRIGRTPVWRKGKLVPGTPGIHAASDAGGWVRFEVGSGEYSFLVGK, encoded by the coding sequence ATGCCCAATAGAGCCATCATCCTGCTCTGCGTATCTATGCTGATGTCCTCGGCCTGTGGATCACAGTCGAAACCTTCTGCTGAGCTCCTGAGGACGGAGTATCTGGCGAACCCCCTCGGCATCGACACTCCTGAGCCTCGAGTCGCGTGGCACTTCGTTCAGGAAGGACGAGCCTGCCGGCAGACCGCCTATGAGATCCAGGTTGCGGAGACCCCGTCTGCCCTCGGCAAGTCGAACGTCTGGTCCAGCGGACGCGTATCTTCCTCCGAGAGTGTGAACGTGCCCCTGCAGGGAATCAGGCTGTCGAGCAGCACGCGCTACTACTGGCGAGTCAAGGTCTGGGATGCGGCAGGCGTGGGGAGCAAGTGGTCCGACGTGGCCTGGTTCGAGACTGCGCTTCTCGAACCGGGGGAATGGCAGGGCGAGTGGCTGACTGTGCCTATGGGCGGCAATGGCTACCATTCGAGTCTTGCCAGGAGCGCCGGCTCTGCCAAGTGGGTGCAGATCGATCTGGGCGCGCGGCGGACGATCGCCGGCGTATCGCTCTACCCGGCGAGGCCGTACAACTGGCAGGAGGACGCGCCGGGCTTCGGCTTCCCGGTTCGCTACAGGATAGAGGCGTCGGACGATCCGGAGTTCAAGACCCCGACCGTATTGGTGGATAGGACGGACGGCGACCAGCCGAATCCTAAGGAAGAGACGGTGAAGCTGGACTTCCCCGCCGTCGATGCCAGGTACGTGCGCCTGACCGCCACCACTCTCTACAGGCGCTTCGACGGAGACTTCCTGCTCGCGTTCGCCGAGATGGACGTTCTGGACGGCTCCGGCCGGACAGTCTCCCGCAGTGCCGCCGTAAGTTCGCTCGACAGCGTCGAGGAGCACGGCTGGAACAGGACGCAGCTCACGGACGGCCAACTTCACTCGGTGAAGCCTCTGTCGTCAGCTCCCATGTTTCGCCATGAGTTCGACCTCGGTAAGCCGGTCAAGCGCGCGAGAGCGTACGTGACCGGTCTGGGATACTACGAGCTTCATCTCAACGGGCAGAAGGTCGGCGATCACGTGCTCGATCCGGCCTACACCGGTTTCAGCAAACGGGTGCTCTACAGCACATACGACGTGACCGACATGCTCAAGACCGGGCGTAATGCCGTCGGGGCGATGTTGGGCAGTGGATGGTTCAAGGAGTCGCCGAGGCTACTCCTGCAGATGAACGTGGAGTTCAAGGATGGTACCCGGACCAGGGTAACAACGGACTCCTATTGGAAGCGGAGCGAGGGGCCGATCCTTGAAAACTCGCTGTACCACGGTGAGACATACGATGCGCGCGCGGAGCAGGTCGGATGGGATATGCCCGGCTTCGATGACTCCGGCTGGCAGGAGGTTCTGCTCTCAACCACGCCGACACACACCCTGTCGGCGCAGATGATCCAGCCGATCCGCGTGACCGAGACCATGAAGCCGAAGAGCGTCACGAGCCCCAGGGAGGGTACCTGGGTCTACGACTTCGGCCAGAACTTCTCGGGTTGGTGCCGGCTCAAGGTATCCGGTCCTGCGGGGACTGAGGTCACGATGAAACACGCGGAGTGGCTCTATGACGATGGCACAGCGAACCAGGAGAACCTCCGGAGCGCGCGTGCGACAGACAAGTACATCCTGAAGGGGCAGGGGACCGAGACCTGGGAGCCAAGGTTCACCTACCACGGCTTCAGATATGTGCAGATCGAGGGCTTCCCGGGCAAGCCGGACCTCGACACGATCAAGGGGCGCGTGGTGAACACGAGTTTCACTGCGCACGGCGGCTTCGAGTGCTCGAATCCGCTGATCAACCGGATCCACAGCAATTCGTGGTGGGGATACCGCACCAACTGGCACAGCATCCCGACCGACTGCCCCCAGCGCGACGAGCGTCAAGGCTGGATGGCTGACGGACACATGACCGCCGACATGGGTCTGTACAACTTCGATGTCGCGCCGGCGTACACGAAGTGGCTGCAGGACATGCAGGACGCCCAGGGCGACGACGGCCGTATCCCTGATACCGTCCCGCACGTCTGGGGGTCGAATCCCGGCGACCCGATGTGGGCTTCCGCGTACCACTTCGTTACATGGGATATGTACCGCCACACGGGGGACCGTCAGCTTCTGGCCAGGCACTACGATGGGCTCAAGCGTTACGTGGACATGCTCGAACGGGAGGCAGGCGACGGGCATATCATCAGCAGGAACAACTACGGCGACTGGGTCGGTGTTGTCGAGACGCCGAGGGACCTGATCTCGACCGGCGGCTTCTACCGCTGCTCGTGGCTCACCGCGCGAATGGCGGAGATACTCGGGCACCCAGAGGATGTCCGGGTCTACGATCGTCTCTGCAGGCGCATCGCCGAGGCGTTCCATGCGAAGTTCTTCAACGCGGAGACGAACAACTACGGCAACGGCAGCCAGTACTCCAACGCCTGGCCGCTCTACCTCGGGATCGTCCCGGCCGACAGGCATGATGCGGTCGTGCAGAACCTGGTGAACGATATAGAGGTCAACCGCAAGGGTCACCTCAGCACCGGATTCCTAGGCGCGCGCTACCTGCTCGAGGTCCTCTGCCAGGAGGGGCACGCCGATGTGGCATACACGATCGTGACGCAGAAGGACTATCCCGGCTGGGGCTACATGATCGCTAACGGCGCGACCACCGTCTGGGAACTCTGGGTGAAGGCGACCGGCAACGGTATGAACTCGGCCAACCACCCGGCGTTCGGCTTCGTGGACGGCTGGTTCTACCGTGCCTTGGCGGGGATCAAGCCGGACGATATGGTCGGCGGTTTCGAGCGGTTCGACATCAAGCCGTTCGTCGTCGGCGACCTGAATGAGGCGAAGGCGGAGATCAACACGGTCCGCGGGCCGGTAGCCTCCCACTGGAAGCGCTCGAAGGACGGCCTGACGCTCGATGTGACGATCCCGGCAAACTCCCATGCCTCCGTCTGGGTCCCGAAGGTCGGGATCGCGGATCCCGAGGTGCGGATCGGCAGGACGCCGGTCTGGCGGAAGGGCAAGCTCGTCCCCGGCACGCCCGGGATCCATGCGGCTTCCGATGCTGGAGGGTGGGTGCGGTTCGAAGTAGGGTCTGGAGAGTATTCGTTCCTAGTCGGCAAGTAG
- a CDS encoding pyrimidine/purine nucleoside phosphorylase has translation MDNIQFENVTVTAKANVYFDGGVVSHSIVFHDGSRKTLGIIYPGRYTFNTAAPERMEIIAGECVARIAGDELWTRYPAGSEFAVPGDSSFDVEVDDITEYICSFD, from the coding sequence ATGGACAACATCCAGTTCGAGAACGTCACCGTGACGGCCAAGGCGAACGTGTACTTCGACGGAGGTGTCGTGAGCCATTCGATCGTCTTCCATGACGGAAGCAGAAAGACCCTCGGGATCATCTATCCGGGCCGATACACGTTCAACACCGCCGCGCCGGAGAGGATGGAGATCATCGCGGGCGAGTGCGTGGCACGAATAGCAGGGGACGAGTTGTGGACCCGGTACCCTGCCGGGAGCGAGTTTGCTGTGCCGGGGGATTCCTCGTTCGACGTCGAAGTGGACGATATCACGGAGTACATCTGTTCGTTCGATTAG
- a CDS encoding DUF2007 domain-containing protein translates to MNQDAGEPIKIMETRDHGLVATAKSLLDGAGIEYTVTNEFSQNVMVAGQLSAMEIIVKPKDAGAAQFILRGLMRTDETRQDDGAPPQDQPFGLRLLIALGIVAIPIILAILYALQN, encoded by the coding sequence ATGAACCAAGATGCGGGAGAGCCGATCAAGATCATGGAGACTCGCGATCATGGACTCGTCGCGACGGCAAAGTCGCTGCTCGACGGGGCGGGGATCGAGTACACGGTCACGAACGAGTTCAGCCAGAACGTGATGGTTGCAGGACAACTGAGCGCGATGGAGATTATCGTCAAGCCAAAGGATGCCGGCGCGGCGCAGTTCATCCTCCGAGGCCTGATGCGCACAGATGAGACGAGACAGGATGACGGCGCGCCCCCACAGGACCAGCCGTTCGGCCTCCGCCTGCTCATCGCGCTGGGGATCGTGGCGATCCCGATCATCCTGGCGATCCTCTACGCGCTTCAGAACTAG